One window of Quercus robur chromosome 5, dhQueRobu3.1, whole genome shotgun sequence genomic DNA carries:
- the LOC126725519 gene encoding receptor-like protein EIX2, producing MMINYNHTVFVFLLLSLGIFKLGSCSENNVKCIQSEREALVSFKAGVNDTPAGKLSSWVGEDCCQWKGVECDNKSGHVTKLNLSNPAGRHRHFDYYDAISRSSPVCENLACSAGLPSRNSYDRRYSKYARLLGDVNSSFSRDVNASLSGEITPYLSNLSSLTHLDLEGNYNLSTKNLDWVSSLSSLEYLYMGGVKINHTKADWLHAINMLPSLRELSLYSCELKYLPSSLTFLHLTSLRALDLSYTNLTPP from the exons ATGATGATTAATTATAATcatactgtttttgtatttcttcttttgtcCTTGGGGATATTCAAACTGGGTTCATGCTCTGAAAATAATGTGAAATGCATCCAGAGTGAAAGAGAAGCACTTGTCAGCTTCAAGGCAGGCGTAAATGATACTCCAGCTGGTAAGCTTTCTTCATGGGTCGGTGAAGATTGCTGCCAATGGAAAGGCGTAGAGTGCGACAACAAATCAGGTCATGTTACCAAGCTCAATCTTAGCAACCCAGCTGGACGCCACAGGCACTTTGATTACTATGATGCTATTTCTAGGAGCAGCCCCGTGTGTGAAAATCTTGCTTGCTCGGCTGGTCTTCCTTCCCGTAATTCTTACGATAGGAGGTACTCTAAGTATGCACGGTTGCTCG GGGATGTTAATTCATCTTTTTCAAGGGATGTCAATGCATCTCTTTCAGGAGAGATTACTCCTTATCTCAGCAATCTGTCGAGCCTGACGCATCTTGACCTTGAAGGAAACTACAATTTGTCTACCAAAAACTTGGATTGGGTCTCAAGTCTCTCTTCTTTAGAGTACCTGTATATGGGGGGAGTGAAGATCAATCATACCAAAGCAGATTGGCTGCATGCAATTAACATGCTTCCTTCCCTTCGGGAGTTAAGTTTATATTCATGTGAGCTTAAATACCTTCCATCTTCCCTTACTTTCCTTCATTTAACCTCTCTTCGTGCCCTTGATTTATCATACACCAATTTAACACCTCCATAA